Genomic window (Gemmatimonadota bacterium):
AGCCACGCGGCAGTCGTGCGACTGATCCCGCGCTTCCAGGCGAAGTACCCGGTCACCAGCGGCAGCACGAAGAACGGGAGATTGCGGAAGTAGAACGCTTCGTTGTTGTCGGGCGTGATCCCGAAGAGCGCGGGAGCCTTGACTGCCAGCCCCGCCGCGATGGCGTAGCCGAAGGCGACGATGGCGTCGCTGCGGCCGGCGGTCTGGGGCGAACCATTCTCTTGCGGCGGGACTACCAGTTGCTTCCAGAGTCGCTCGGAGTGTTCGCGCGCGAACTCGCGCGAGAGCGAATCGAGACTTCCCATTCGCTTGACGGCGATCAGGAACGCCTCATCGGAAGCGAGCCCGCTCTCGACCAGCCCGGCGACCTGTTCACGGAGATGATCCTCGAGTTCGGCGACATCCACGGTGTGGATCGCCTGCCGACGGCGGAGATAATTCCGCCACTGGCCGATCTGCTCTTCGAGCGATGAGAGTGGGACGCTGTCGGGGGTCATCATGCCCCCTGCGGCAGGAGGGCGTGGCCTGCCGGGTTCCCTGCCGCCGAAATCGAGTGCCAGATCCCCCGGAGCGCAGCATCGACCGCCTGCCACTGCCGGTGCTCCTCGGCGAGCTGGGCCAGCCCCTGCGAGGTCACCTGGTAGTACTTCCGCTTCCGACCGCTTTCGGGGACTTCCCAGCGCGCCTCCACGTGGCCCAGTCGCTCGAGTCGGTGCAGCACGGGGTAGAGCATCCCGTCGGTCCACTCGATGTGCCCGCCGCTCAAGTCCTTGACTCGCTTGAGGATAGCGTAGCCGTAGCTATCTCCTTCGGCGAGGATCGCGAGCACGAGTGGCGTCGACGACGCCGCCATCAGGTCCTTGTTGATATCCACGCCCTGCCTCCTTGCTTGCCCCACCGGCCCGACCGGCCAGATGCATGGCGG
Coding sequences:
- a CDS encoding helix-turn-helix transcriptional regulator encodes the protein MDINKDLMAASSTPLVLAILAEGDSYGYAILKRVKDLSGGHIEWTDGMLYPVLHRLERLGHVEARWEVPESGRKRKYYQVTSQGLAQLAEEHRQWQAVDAALRGIWHSISAAGNPAGHALLPQGA